In Leifsonia sp. PS1209, the genomic stretch CGAACGCGCCCCCACGTCGGAGGTGCGCGTCCTCGTCCGCACCGACCGGGCCGCAGCTGATTTCGCGGCTCGCGGCCTCGCTGCCCACATCGGGGACTACTCGGATGCCGCGTCCCTGGACGCCGCCTTCACCGGGGCGGACCGTGCCATCGTCATTTCGAGCCCGGTGCTGGACCCGTCAGTGCGGGTCATGCAGCACCGCACTGTCATCGAGTCGGCTGTGGCCGCCGGGGTGCGTCACGTGGTCTACACGAGCGGAATCGGAGCGCGGTACGACCCCGGCCACTCCGCCGCCGAGGACGCGCTCACCGAGAGCGGTGTCCATCACGCGATTCTCCGGAACGCGCTGTACACGGATGCGTTCGTCGAGCGCGCCATCGCCCAGGCCGGCGCCGATGGGCTGATCACGTCGGCGAGCACGGGGCAGAGCCTGACAACCGCAGCGATCGCCGACCTGGGCGAAGCTGCCGCAGCGGCCTCCTTCACCATGCCGAAGAAGACTCTGTGGGAGCTTCGCGGCCCCCGGTGGGATTTCAACGACCTCGCAGCGGCACTGACGGTGGCTCTCGGGAGACCGATCAGCCACGAGGACGTCGACGACGCAGACACCGGACCCTTCGCCGTTCTCTTTCCGCTCATCCGGCGCGGCGTGTTCGGCCTCGAGACCCCCGACCTCGCCGAGCTCTTGGGCCGCGCACCAGCCGACATCCGCGTCGTCGTGAGGGAGATGGCCACGCGCTCAGCGGATGCTTCTCACGCGATTCCCGCGAGGTCGGCGATGACACCCACCAGGCCGTAGCTCTCCGGGAGGCCGAGGCCGGAGAATCCGAGCGTGCAGGGTCCGCGGCGTTCCATGCCCGGGATGAGCAGAGCACGCTCGGTCATCTCCGGCCGGCGCACATCCACCTCCAGGTCGACGGGCCCGGCGAATCGTGGGGGCCGCACGGATGCGCGGGCTGCGAGAGCCTCCGGCACGGCCTGCTCGATGCGCTCGCTGGCGACGGCCGGGTGAAGGTTCTCGGCGGCATGACCTCCGCGAGCCCATTTGACGATCACCGCCCGGATGCCCGGAGCGACCTCCTCGGCTTCGGCGGCCACCGTGTCGTCGCCGCTGACCAGCACCGGAACGGCGCCGTAGTGCGCTGCCAGTGCTGCGCTCAGGCCAATTTCGCCTAGGGCCGTCCCGTCGATGCGCACGGACGAGATGACCGCACCGCTGATCGTGTGTGCCAGGACCGAGTCGGCGGTGCCGGCCCGGCCGTGGTAGCCGATCAGGCACACCGCATCCACTGCACTGTCGATGCCGGTCAGCATGTCGTGCGGGCGGGGAGTGCCGCGAACCAGTCGCGCTCGTCTGTCGAGCCGTTGCGGCAGGATGTTCCGGTACTTCGCGTGGGCGTCGCACACCAGCACTTCAGCGTCCTGATCGAAGGCGAGCACCCCGCGGACGGCCGCGCTGGCTTCGTCGGTCATCCACTCCCTTGCCAGCGCCCACTCCGGGGAGCCCGGTGCGATGTCGGCGCGGTCGACCACCCCGGCGATGCCTTCCATGTCCACAGAGATCAGAACTCGCATCACCGCATCATAGGACGGACGCCGACGAGGTCGGTGGGCTCACCGTGCGTCACGGAGGCTCAGTGAGCTTTGACTCTGTCCAGGAAGGCAATGGTCGACTGCAGGGCTGAGCGCGCCTTCGCGAAGTCGAGGTGGAACTGGTACTCGTGTGGCAGGGCGGGCGACTCGTCGGCCGGGTAGAAGACGCTCGTCACATCCACTCCGAGCCCTTCGAGCTTCTTCGCGAGCGGCTTCGACTGGCTGTCGGTGAGCGGGTCGGCGTTGCCGCCGGAGATCCACGTGGTCGGGAAGTCGGCGGTCACGTCCTCGATCGTGGACATGTCGCGGCCGCCCGGGGTCTTCGACCAGTCCTTCTCGCCGAGGTACGACCAGAGCGCGATGCGGAAGCCCCAGCCGCCGATGCCGGGGGCGTCCGGGATGCCGCGCACGTCGTAGATCCCGCAGTTGAGGATGACGGCCTTGAGCTGCTTCGCGGTCAGCGTCGGGGTGACGCCGACGCGCTCGGCGTATGCCGGGTTGGTGACGATGGTGGCGAGCTGCGCCGTGTACTGCGAACCGGCGGAGTCGCCGGCGATCACGATGCTGTTCGGGTCGATGTTGTACTCGGCCGCGTGCTCGACGAGGAAGCCGAGGGCGTCGTTGAGCTGGTTCAGTGCCGTGGGGTACGTGGTCTCCGGCGAGATCGTGTAGTTGAGGGAGACCGTGGTGTAGCCGTGCGAGGCGAGGATCTGGATGTACGGGTCCACGTTGGACTTGTCGCCGGAGATCCAGGCGCCGCCGTGGATCCAGACCACCGTGGTCAACGGGGTGGATGCGCCGGTGGGCGTGAACACGTCCAGCGAGGTGTCGGATCCGGCGTCCCCGTACGCGATGTCGCGGTGCGCATCCACCCCGGACTTCGGGACGTACGGTTCCATCTCCGCGACGGTGTCGGCGGCGCCCCGCTCGAACAGCGAGCGGATGAGCAGCGCAGACGGCCACGGGTTGAAGAACGCCACCACCAGGACAGTGACCACCGCGAGCCCCAGCGCCATGAACACGACCGCGACGACGCTGTCATACCAGCGTTTATGTATACGAGTCCCCACGGGATGACCCTATTGGATGCGCCGGATGCGCGGGATGCGCCCCGCTCAGCCCGTGCGGGTGGCGTCGATGTGCTGCTCCAGCCACCAGGTGCTGCCCTCGTCGTCGGACACCCAGCCGTCCCACGAGAACGAGTCAGCGGTGATCGCGCTGAAGTTCCAGCGGATCGGCCTGCCGTCGGTCTGGGTGCCGTCCTGGCGGATCCCGTCGCGGTGGTGGGCGCTCGCGACGAGCGTGCAGAAGTCACCGGCGACCGCGCCGAACCAGCTCACCCGCCACAGCCCGAGCACCGGGTCGTAGACGCGGATCGTGGTGCCCTTCGCCTCCGTCATCGACGGGTCGGACGCTGCCGGGGCGACCAGCACATCCTGAACGGCTCGGCCGCCGAGCGTGTACGCGAACAGCCAGTCGGTCGTGAACTCCGACCACGCGCCCGACTCCTCGTCGAGGAAGCGGCACTCCGCCCGCCAGCTGCCGACCAGTTGGCCGAACAGCTGCATCCTCTGCGGGCGGACGGGCGTCGGGCCTGCCGCCACGAGTGCCCGCGCGAACGCTGCGTCTGTCGTCTCGCTCATGGTTCTGCCCTCCGGGAGGATGGGACGGACGCGATCAACCGGCGGTGCGACCCGCCTCTGTCGTGGACACGTCCGTGCGGTGGAAGTTGAGGAACGAACGCGACGCCGTCGGGCCGCGCTGGCCCTGGTATCGCGAGCTGTACTCGCTCGACCCGTACGGCTTCTCGGCCGCGGAGGTGAGCCGGAAGAAGCACATCTGCCCGATCTTCATGCCGGGCCAGAGCTTGATCGGCAGGGTGGCCACGTTGCTCAGTTCGAGCGTGACGTGCCCGGAGAATCCCGGGTCGATGAAGCCCGCGGTGGAGTGCGTGAGCAGGCCGAGGCGACCGAGCGAGCTCTTGCCCTCGAGCCGGGCGGCGACGTCGTCCGGAAGCGAGACCAGCTCGAAGGTGGAGCCGAGCACGAACTCACCGGGGTGCAGGATGAACGGCTGGTCAGCATCCACTTCGACCAGCCTGGTCAGCTCGGGCTGATCCTCTGCCGGGTCGATGAAGGGGTACTTGTGGTTGTCGAACAGCCGGAAGAAGCGGTCGAGGCGCACATCGACGCTCGACGGCTGCACCATCGACACGTCGAACGGTTCGAGAGCGATACGGCCGGAGCCGAGCTCGGCCTTGATGTCGCGGTCTGAGAGAAGCACGGGATCAGCCTACCGGGATGCGCGTGGCGCGCAGAGGGAAACCGGGCGCGGGGTCAGCGGCCGGCGTCGGCGGACGCATCGGCAGCATCCACCGCGGCGTCCGGGTGCTCGGCGGCCCACGAGGCGAGCAGCCGCAGCCGCTCGGCCGACGGAGAGCCGGGCTCCGCCGTGTAGACGAGGAGCACATGGCCCGGCTCCGCCGTCACCGCGAACTCCTCGAAGGCGAGGGTCAGCTCGCCGACGACCGGATGGTGGAAGCGTTTCGTGCCTGCACCGTGCGTGCGGACGTTGTGCGCACCCCACAGCCGACGGAACGTCTCGCTCTGCGTCGAGAGCTCGCCGACGAGATCCTGCATCGCCCTGTTGTGCGGATCCCTGCCCGCCTCTGCGCGCATCATGGCGACGCACATGTCGGCGAACAGGTCCCAGTCCGGATAGAAGTCGCGGGACACGGGATCGAGGAACTGGAACCTGGCGAGGTTCGGCGTCCGCCCTCCGTCGCCGATCAGCGGCGAGTAGAACGCCCGCCCGAGAGCGTTGAACGCGATCACGTCCGACTGGGCGTTGCGCACGACCGCGACACCGTCCGTGAACGCCTCCAGCGCCCAGTGCAGGCTCGGACGCGCAGCCGGACTCGTGCCCGACCGCCTGCGCTGGCGCCCGGAGAGGGGGATGCCGTCTGCCGCACGAGCGAGGTCGAAAAGGTGCGCCCGCTCGGTGTCGTCGAGCTGCAGCGCCCGCGCCACGGCGTCGAGGACCGCAGCCGACGCCCCCGCGATGACCCCGCGCTCAAGCTTGGCGTAGTACTCCACGCTCACGTCCGCGAGCATCGCCACTTCCGAGCGGCGCAGTCCGGCCACCCTGCGCCCGGTTCCAGCAGGAAGCCCCGCCTGCTCCGGCGCGAGCTTCGCCCTGCGCGACATGAGGAACTCACGCACCTCGTCTCGATTGTCCATGCAGTCGAGGGTAGGCCAGGATCCGGTCGGGACGGGTGCCCTGCCAGTACACCTCTCGTCAGAGACTCCCTCGCGCCGCACGACGGGAGTGTGCTTGATGTCGTGACAGCTTCTCTCCCGACCATTTCCCGGGTTCCGGCAGGACGCGGACTCGCCACGCTTCTGCTGGTGCTGACCGTCTTCGGCCCGATCTCGATGGACCTCTACCTTCCCGCCCTCCCCGCTCTCACCACCGAGCTGGCGGCGGCGACCTCCACGGCGCAGCTTACCGTCACGGCCTGCCTGGTCGGGCTGGCGGCCGGGCAGCTGATCGCCGGGCCGCTGTCCGACCGGTTCGGGCGGCGGCGCCCCGCACTGATCGGCGTCGCGGCCTACGTGATCGTGTCGCTGCTCTGCGCGGTGAGTCCCACCGTCGAGACCCTCATCGCCGCCAGGCTGGTCCAGGGGATCGCCGGGGGCGTCGGCATCGTGATCGCGCAGGCAGCCGGGCGCGACGTGTACGACGGCGGCAGGCTCATCCGGTTCTACGGGCGACTGACGGTGGTCGGCGGGTTCGCCGCGATCGTCGGGCCGCTGCTCGGCGGGGCGCTGACCGCGGTGCTCGACTGGCGCGGGCTCTTCCTGGTGCTCGCCGCGATCGGCGCCGTCATCCTCGGCTGGGTCGCCCTCCGGCTGCCGGAGACGCTGCACCCGGATGCACGCACGGCGGCGGGCTTCTCCGTCATCGGCCGCGACCTGCGGCTGCTGTTCGCCGACCGCCGTTTCGTCGGCGCCGTGATCGCGCAGGGCTTCGTCTACGCAGCTCTGTTCGCGTATCTCAGCGGAGCGACCTACGTGCTGCAGGGCGTCTACGGCTTGTCCCCGCAGGGCTACGCGGCCGCCTTCGGGCTGAACTCGGCCGGGTTCATGGTCTTCGGGTATCTGGCCGGACGCGCCAGCGAGACGTGGAGCGTGCTGGGCACGTTGGTCACCGGCCTCGCGGTGGCCGGGCTCGGGGCCGCAGGGCTGCTGGTCGCCGGACTGGCGCACGTCCCGCTGATCGTGGTCGTCGTCTCGCTTTTCCTCCTGGCGGCGGGGACCGCGATCACCAGCCCGCCGTCGACGACCATCGCACTGGCGGACTACCCGCAGATCGCGGGGACCGCATCCTCTGTCCTGGGCGCTGCACGCTTCGCGTTCGGAGGCGTGGCCGCTCCGCTGGTCGGCGTCGCCGGCGCCCTGAGCATCCTGCCTCTCGGCCTGGTCACCTCGGTGTCGATCGTCCTGGCGATGGCCGCCGTGCTCGTCTTCCTCCTCCGTCCGGCGCGAGCGAGCGCCGGCATCACCCACCCCGCAACGGAAGGAACCCCAACATGCGTGGAGTAGTCATGTACGCACCCCGGGATGTGCGCGTCGAAGAGCGCGCGGACCCCACCATCCAGGAGCCGACGGATGCGATCATCCGCGTCTCCGCCGCCTGCATCTGCGGTTCAGACCTGTGGCCGTACCGCGGCACGGACGAGCTCACCGGCCCGACACCGATGGGGCACGAATACGTCGGAGTGGTCGAGCAGCTCGGCGACGACGTGAAGAACGTGAAGGTCGGGGACTTCGTGGTCGGGTCGTTCTTCGCCTCCGACAACACCTGCGAACTCTGCCGGGCGGGATACCAGTCCCACTGCATCCATCGGGTGCCGATGGGCACGCTCGGCACCCAGGCGGAACTCCTCCGGGTGCCGCTGGCGGACGGCACGCTCGTCGCCACCGCGACGGCTCCCACCCCGCGGCAGGTCCGCGGACTGCTCGCCGCCTCCGACGTGCTCGGCACCGGATGGTTCGCGGCCGTCGCTGCCGAGGCCGGTCCTGGGAAGACGGTCGCGGTCGTCGGTGACGGCGCGGTCGGCCTCCTCGGCGTGCTCGCGGCGAAGCAGCTCGGTGCCGACCGCATCATCGCGATGAGCCGCCACGCCGACCGGCAGGCGCTCGCTCGCCGCTTCGGAGCGACGGACATCGTCGAGGAGCGCTGGGACGACGGCGTCGCGAAGATCCAGGCACTCACCGACGGGCTCGGCGCGCACTCGGTCATCGAGGCCGTCGGCACCCAGGAGTCGATGATGCAGGCCATCCGGGCCACCCGGCCGGGCGGACACGTCGGCTACGTCGGCGTCTCGCACGGGGTGGAACTGCCCGGCGAAGAACTGTTCTTCTCCGGCGTGCACCTGCACGGCGGTCCCGCCCCGGTCCGCCGCTTCCTCCCCGAGCTGATCGGGTTGATCATGAATGACGACATCGACGCAGGAGCGGTCTTCGACCTCACCCTGCCGCTCGAGGAGGCGGCAGAGGGATACCGGGCGATGGATGAGCGCCGCGCCACCAAAGTGCTGCTGGAAACGGAGAACGCATGAACATCGAACCGACCATTTCCACCGTCAAGAATCCGCCGGAGCAGTTCGCCGGCGACGTCTGGGTCGACCCGATCGCCGCGCCGCACGAGGCGGACCAGCGGATGACCGCAGCCCTCGTGCGCTTCGCGCCGGGCGCCCGCACGGCCTGGCACTCGCACGCGAGAGGCCAGTACCTGCGGGTCACTGCCGGCGTCGCGCGCTTCGGCGACCGCGACGGCACCATCATCGAGGTGCATCCCGGCCAGACGCTCTACACGCCGCCCGGCCAGGACCACTGGCACGCCGCAGCCCCCGGATGCTTCATGGAGCACATCGCGCTGCTGGAGTCCGCGGACGACCCTGCAGACACCACCACCTGGAAAGAGCACATCACCGACGACGAGTACGAAGGACGGCGACCGTGAACGACGAGACGACCGGCTGGACCGGCGGCAAGCGCGCCTTCGGGGACTTCGCCCCCGGCATCGCCCACTACACCGACCGTGTGCTGTTCGACGAGGTGTGGGAGCGACAGGATCTCAGCAAGCGCGACCGCAGCCTGATCACCGTCGCCGCACTCGTGGCGGGCGGCAACGTCGACCAGCTGCGCTTCCACCTGCCGTTCGCCCGCGACAACGGGGTGACCCGGGATGAACTGGTCGAGGCGATCACGCACCTCGCGTTCTACTGCGGCTGGCCGAAGGCGATGACGGCGATGACGGTCGCGAAGGAGGTCTTCGGCGGCGACGATGCCTCGGCGGTGCGACGGCCGCTGGGTGACGGCGGACAGGTGACGGCGGCTGGGCGCTAGCGTCAGCGCCCGACCGCGATCCTCAGGATGGCGGCGATGCGCTCCTTGTCCGCGTCGTCCATGCTGGTGACGGCGAAGCCGACCGGCCACAGGTTGCCGTCGTCCAGCTTCGCCGCCTGCTGGAACTCGATGGTGGCGTAACGGATCTTGAACTTCGAGCCCGGCTTGAACGCGACGACCGTCTTGCCGTCCGCGTCGGCGTACGCGGGCATCCCGTACCAGGTCTTGGCGGCGAGCGACGTGTTCTCGGCGACGAGCGCGTGGAACGCCTCGGCGAGCTCCTTGTCCGCGCCGGTCATGGCGGCGATGGCGGCATCGCACGCCGCTGCGGCGTCTGCCCCCTCCTGCGCGGCCTTCTTCTCTGCGACGGCGGCCTTGATCGCGGCCTTCTCTTCTTTGCTGAACGTGGTGGTTGCCATGGTGTCTCCTCTGCCAGGGTTCCGGTGAACTGCCGCCAATCTACGACGGGGCCGGATGCGGCCGCTTCTCGAAACCTGCTCGATCCGTTCGGCGGGCGCGTCGGGCGTGCGGCGCGCATCCCGTGTCGTCGGAGGATATGGCGAGGTCACACCCCGGCGGGCTGCCGCACGCGCGTCGCCGCCCCGGCGGCCCAGGTGCGGTAGCCGCCGTCGAGGTTGACGACGTCGAACCCGTGCTGGGCGAGGATGCGGGCGGCGGTGTGACCGCGCTGGCCCACCTGGCAGTGCACGACGAGCGGCCCATCCGGAAGCTCGGCGAGCCGGGACCGCAGCTCGTCGACCGGGATGTTGAGCGCATCCGGGATCGCGCCGGCCGCGTGCTCGCCGGCCGTGCGCACGTCGATGAGCGTTGCTCCCGCGGCCACGGCATCCTCGAGTTCGTGCCACTGGATCGCGGCCGTGGCGCCAGTGCGCAGGTTGTCAGCGACGTAGCCGAGCTGGTTCACCGGGTCTTTGGCGGAGCCGAACTGCGGTGCGTACGCGAGCTCGAGCCGGGCGAGGCCGGAGGCGGTGATGCCACCCGCCACTGCCACCGCCAGGACGTCGATGCGCTTGTCGACACCATCGCCGCCGACGATCTGGGCGCCGAGGATCGCGTCGCTCTCCGGATCGACCAGCAGCTTCATCGACATCGACTGCGCGCCGGGATAGTAGGTCGCGTGCGACGCGGGATGCGTGTGGATGACCCGATGCGCGCGCCTGGCAGACACCAGCTGCCGCTCGCTCCAGCCGACCTTCGCCGCGACCGTGTCGAACACCTTCACGATGGCGGTGCCGAGCGCGGGCGTGTTCCGCTCCGGACGCCCGGCGATCACGTCGGCGACCGAGCGGCCGTGCCGGTTGGCGAGCCCGGCCATCGTGACCAGCGCCTCCCCGCCCGACAGCGCGTCGACCTTTTCGACGCCGTCGCCCACCGCGTAGATGTGCTGGTCGCTGGTGCGGTTGCTCTCGTCCACGGCGATCCCGCCGGTCGGGCCGAGCGTCAGCCCGGCCGTGCGCGCCAGGTCCACGCTCGGCACCACGCCGGACGCGTCGACGATGAAGTCGGGCCGCAGCACACTGCCGTCGTCGAGCACGACGACGCCATCCTGCACCGTGTCGATCGTGACCGAGGTGCGCACGTCGACGCCGTGGCTGCGCAGCTCGGCCTCCAGCTGCACCACCATCTCGGCGTCCAGCGGGGTCAGGATGTGCGGGCCGCGCTGGATGAGCGTGACGTGGATCCCGCGCCGCACCAGGTTCTCGACGGCCTCCAGGCCGATGAACCCGCCGCCGACCACCAGCGCGGAGGGGTCGCCTGCGCCGTCCTCCGCTGTTTCCAGCAGCGCGCCGATCGCGTCGACATCCTCCACGGTGCGCAGCGTGTGGGTGGGGATTCCGGGATGTCCCGCCGCCTCGCGCGCGGTCGCTCCGACGGCCAGAACCAGCTCGTCGTACGCCTCGGTCGAGGTCTCCCCCGACGCGTGATCGAGGACCGTCACCGTGCGGGCTGCGGCGTCGATGAAGAGGACCTCATGGCCGGTCCGCACATCCAGCCGGAACCGGGATGCGAGAGACTGCGGCGTCTGCAGCAGCAGCGCCGACCGGTCACTGATCACGCCGCCGACGTAGTACGGGAGGCCGCAGTTCGCGTACGAGACGTACGGGCCACGCTCGAAGACCACGATCTCGCGCTGCTCATCGAGCCGACGCAGCCGGGTCGCTGCCGACATGCCTCCGGCGACGCCGCCGATGATGACGGTTCTCATTCCTGTCTGCCTCCTCGGGCGGTTTGGTATACCCTCCCGGGTATCGTACGATACGGAGGGGGGTATACGAAATCGCCCCTCAACCCGAGAAAGAGGATCCACCCCGTGTGTTACCCCGTCACCTGCACCACCTGCGGCAAGACCACCTGGAACGGCTGCGGCCAGCACGTCGCCGAGGTCCGCAAGCGCGTCCCGGCGAACGAGTGGTGCAACGGCACCCACACCGACGCGGAAAAGGCGGCGGCGGCACCCACCAGTGGCTTCTTCGCGCGCCTGTTCGGCAAAAGCTGAGCACTCCCCTCCCTACTGCAGAAAGAAGGAACCGTGGCCGAGAACCCCACCCCCGCCGACATCAAGCCCGTCCTCAACCGGCTGCGCCGCGCCCAGGGCCA encodes the following:
- a CDS encoding alpha/beta hydrolase, whose translation is MALGLAVVTVLVVAFFNPWPSALLIRSLFERGAADTVAEMEPYVPKSGVDAHRDIAYGDAGSDTSLDVFTPTGASTPLTTVVWIHGGAWISGDKSNVDPYIQILASHGYTTVSLNYTISPETTYPTALNQLNDALGFLVEHAAEYNIDPNSIVIAGDSAGSQYTAQLATIVTNPAYAERVGVTPTLTAKQLKAVILNCGIYDVRGIPDAPGIGGWGFRIALWSYLGEKDWSKTPGGRDMSTIEDVTADFPTTWISGGNADPLTDSQSKPLAKKLEGLGVDVTSVFYPADESPALPHEYQFHLDFAKARSALQSTIAFLDRVKAH
- a CDS encoding zinc-dependent alcohol dehydrogenase family protein, with amino-acid sequence MRGVVMYAPRDVRVEERADPTIQEPTDAIIRVSAACICGSDLWPYRGTDELTGPTPMGHEYVGVVEQLGDDVKNVKVGDFVVGSFFASDNTCELCRAGYQSHCIHRVPMGTLGTQAELLRVPLADGTLVATATAPTPRQVRGLLAASDVLGTGWFAAVAAEAGPGKTVAVVGDGAVGLLGVLAAKQLGADRIIAMSRHADRQALARRFGATDIVEERWDDGVAKIQALTDGLGAHSVIEAVGTQESMMQAIRATRPGGHVGYVGVSHGVELPGEELFFSGVHLHGGPAPVRRFLPELIGLIMNDDIDAGAVFDLTLPLEEAAEGYRAMDERRATKVLLETENA
- a CDS encoding cupin domain-containing protein; the encoded protein is MNIEPTISTVKNPPEQFAGDVWVDPIAAPHEADQRMTAALVRFAPGARTAWHSHARGQYLRVTAGVARFGDRDGTIIEVHPGQTLYTPPGQDHWHAAAPGCFMEHIALLESADDPADTTTWKEHITDDEYEGRRP
- a CDS encoding M55 family metallopeptidase, which encodes MRVLISVDMEGIAGVVDRADIAPGSPEWALAREWMTDEASAAVRGVLAFDQDAEVLVCDAHAKYRNILPQRLDRRARLVRGTPRPHDMLTGIDSAVDAVCLIGYHGRAGTADSVLAHTISGAVISSVRIDGTALGEIGLSAALAAHYGAVPVLVSGDDTVAAEAEEVAPGIRAVIVKWARGGHAAENLHPAVASERIEQAVPEALAARASVRPPRFAGPVDLEVDVRRPEMTERALLIPGMERRGPCTLGFSGLGLPESYGLVGVIADLAGIA
- a CDS encoding FAD-dependent oxidoreductase; translation: MRTVIIGGVAGGMSAATRLRRLDEQREIVVFERGPYVSYANCGLPYYVGGVISDRSALLLQTPQSLASRFRLDVRTGHEVLFIDAAARTVTVLDHASGETSTEAYDELVLAVGATAREAAGHPGIPTHTLRTVEDVDAIGALLETAEDGAGDPSALVVGGGFIGLEAVENLVRRGIHVTLIQRGPHILTPLDAEMVVQLEAELRSHGVDVRTSVTIDTVQDGVVVLDDGSVLRPDFIVDASGVVPSVDLARTAGLTLGPTGGIAVDESNRTSDQHIYAVGDGVEKVDALSGGEALVTMAGLANRHGRSVADVIAGRPERNTPALGTAIVKVFDTVAAKVGWSERQLVSARRAHRVIHTHPASHATYYPGAQSMSMKLLVDPESDAILGAQIVGGDGVDKRIDVLAVAVAGGITASGLARLELAYAPQFGSAKDPVNQLGYVADNLRTGATAAIQWHELEDAVAAGATLIDVRTAGEHAAGAIPDALNIPVDELRSRLAELPDGPLVVHCQVGQRGHTAARILAQHGFDVVNLDGGYRTWAAGAATRVRQPAGV
- a CDS encoding multidrug effflux MFS transporter → MTASLPTISRVPAGRGLATLLLVLTVFGPISMDLYLPALPALTTELAAATSTAQLTVTACLVGLAAGQLIAGPLSDRFGRRRPALIGVAAYVIVSLLCAVSPTVETLIAARLVQGIAGGVGIVIAQAAGRDVYDGGRLIRFYGRLTVVGGFAAIVGPLLGGALTAVLDWRGLFLVLAAIGAVILGWVALRLPETLHPDARTAAGFSVIGRDLRLLFADRRFVGAVIAQGFVYAALFAYLSGATYVLQGVYGLSPQGYAAAFGLNSAGFMVFGYLAGRASETWSVLGTLVTGLAVAGLGAAGLLVAGLAHVPLIVVVVSLFLLAAGTAITSPPSTTIALADYPQIAGTASSVLGAARFAFGGVAAPLVGVAGALSILPLGLVTSVSIVLAMAAVLVFLLRPARASAGITHPATEGTPTCVE
- a CDS encoding carboxymuconolactone decarboxylase family protein: MNDETTGWTGGKRAFGDFAPGIAHYTDRVLFDEVWERQDLSKRDRSLITVAALVAGGNVDQLRFHLPFARDNGVTRDELVEAITHLAFYCGWPKAMTAMTVAKEVFGGDDASAVRRPLGDGGQVTAAGR
- the dcd gene encoding dCTP deaminase, which produces MLLSDRDIKAELGSGRIALEPFDVSMVQPSSVDVRLDRFFRLFDNHKYPFIDPAEDQPELTRLVEVDADQPFILHPGEFVLGSTFELVSLPDDVAARLEGKSSLGRLGLLTHSTAGFIDPGFSGHVTLELSNVATLPIKLWPGMKIGQMCFFRLTSAAEKPYGSSEYSSRYQGQRGPTASRSFLNFHRTDVSTTEAGRTAG
- a CDS encoding NAD(P)H-binding protein, which gives rise to MTVFLVTGVTGNLGGAALRSLLERAPTSEVRVLVRTDRAAADFAARGLAAHIGDYSDAASLDAAFTGADRAIVISSPVLDPSVRVMQHRTVIESAVAAGVRHVVYTSGIGARYDPGHSAAEDALTESGVHHAILRNALYTDAFVERAIAQAGADGLITSASTGQSLTTAAIADLGEAAAAASFTMPKKTLWELRGPRWDFNDLAAALTVALGRPISHEDVDDADTGPFAVLFPLIRRGVFGLETPDLAELLGRAPADIRVVVREMATRSADASHAIPARSAMTPTRP
- a CDS encoding helix-turn-helix transcriptional regulator; this translates as MDNRDEVREFLMSRRAKLAPEQAGLPAGTGRRVAGLRRSEVAMLADVSVEYYAKLERGVIAGASAAVLDAVARALQLDDTERAHLFDLARAADGIPLSGRQRRRSGTSPAARPSLHWALEAFTDGVAVVRNAQSDVIAFNALGRAFYSPLIGDGGRTPNLARFQFLDPVSRDFYPDWDLFADMCVAMMRAEAGRDPHNRAMQDLVGELSTQSETFRRLWGAHNVRTHGAGTKRFHHPVVGELTLAFEEFAVTAEPGHVLLVYTAEPGSPSAERLRLLASWAAEHPDAAVDAADASADAGR